The sequence GTGTATTCAGTAACAAAATTTTCACAACCGTCATCGAGTAAAGATTGCGATAGTTGTAGATCATCCTGTCCGGTCGCTATAAAATTCATGAATAGAAGACAAAAAATATAGATGCAAAATAATCTTATACAATTCATAGTGATACCTCTTTTTTGTTTCTATAAAATATATTTCATTTAATGTCGTTTCGATGAGAATTGTAATTTCAATTCATCGTTGAAGGAGTCGAAATCTGGCTTATCGAATAATACGAAACGAACCAGATTCACATTTTGTGAATTTTGGAGAAACTCGATTGCTTCAAGCAGCATGACATTGGCGCATTGGAAAATCGAAAAACCACCCACGCCTGTTCCGATTGCGGGGAAACTTATCGAGTGAATTTCTTTCAATTCAGCCAATTTTAAGGAATTTTGAGTAACAAGTTTTAATATATCTGCATTGGTGTTCAAATCCTGCCCCATCCCAGCTGCGTGTATAACATATTTAGCTTTTAATTTTCCTCCGTTTGTAATAACTGCTTGTCCGATTTCGATGGGACCTTGTGCTATTGCTTCAGTTTCAATTTCTTGTCCACCTTTGCGTTTGATAGCGCCCGCAACACCTGCACCCATCCACAAAAAATTGTTAGCTGCATTTACGATGGCTTCGGTATCTTGTTCGGTTATGTCGCCTTGTAATATTTCTAACGTGTGTTTAGCAATATTTACTTTCATACAATTGGTAGTT comes from Bacteroidota bacterium and encodes:
- a CDS encoding macro domain-containing protein, which codes for MKVNIAKHTLEILQGDITEQDTEAIVNAANNFLWMGAGVAGAIKRKGGQEIETEAIAQGPIEIGQAVITNGGKLKAKYVIHAAGMGQDLNTNADILKLVTQNSLKLAELKEIHSISFPAIGTGVGGFSIFQCANVMLLEAIEFLQNSQNVNLVRFVLFDKPDFDSFNDELKLQFSSKRH